Proteins from a single region of Chlamydia buteonis:
- a CDS encoding FliI/YscN family ATPase: MTHLNYEKSQLHYWQPYRACGLLSRVSGNLLEVQGLSACLGELCRICTPKHPDILAEVIGFHNQTTLLMSLSPMHHVALGSEVLPLRRPPSLHLSDHLLGRVIDGFGNPLDNKESLPKTHIKPLISPPPSPMSRQPIQEIFPTGIKAIDAFLTLGKGQRIGVFSEPGSGKSSLLSAIASGSKSTINVIALIGERGREVREYIEQHTSGLKHHRTIIVASPAHETAPAKVISGRAAMTIAEYFRDQGHDVLFIMDSLSRWIAALQEVALATGETLAAHHYAASVFHHVSEFTERAGNNERGSITALYAILYYPNHPDIFTDYLKSLLDGHFFLTHQGKALASPPIDILLSLSRSAKKLALPHHYAAAEKLRSLLKTYQEALDIIHLGAYSPGHDKDLDDAVKILPSIKNFLSQPLSSYCQLENTLKELEALVNLE, from the coding sequence ATGACACATTTAAACTACGAAAAATCCCAACTTCACTATTGGCAGCCCTACCGTGCGTGTGGACTTCTGTCTAGGGTTTCTGGAAATCTTTTAGAAGTTCAGGGACTTTCTGCATGTCTCGGAGAACTCTGCCGAATCTGCACGCCCAAACATCCCGATATCCTTGCTGAAGTTATCGGTTTTCATAACCAAACAACATTGTTGATGTCCCTATCTCCTATGCATCATGTTGCTTTAGGTTCGGAAGTGCTTCCTCTACGTCGCCCACCATCACTACACCTCTCGGATCATCTTCTTGGCCGTGTTATTGATGGATTTGGGAATCCTTTGGACAACAAAGAAAGTCTCCCAAAAACACATATAAAACCGTTGATTTCCCCACCTCCATCTCCCATGTCACGACAACCTATTCAAGAAATTTTCCCTACAGGAATTAAGGCAATCGACGCATTTTTAACCTTGGGGAAAGGACAGCGCATCGGAGTATTTTCAGAACCTGGAAGTGGAAAATCTTCATTATTATCCGCCATAGCATCAGGATCAAAATCTACTATTAATGTCATTGCCCTTATTGGCGAAAGAGGGCGCGAAGTCCGTGAGTATATAGAACAACATACTTCAGGATTAAAACATCATCGGACAATCATTGTTGCCTCTCCCGCACATGAAACGGCACCTGCAAAAGTAATTTCAGGACGTGCTGCCATGACTATAGCGGAATATTTCCGAGATCAAGGACATGATGTGTTATTTATTATGGACTCTCTATCACGATGGATCGCCGCACTTCAAGAAGTTGCATTGGCAACAGGAGAAACGCTAGCAGCACACCATTATGCCGCCTCTGTTTTCCATCATGTTTCTGAATTTACAGAACGTGCTGGGAATAACGAACGCGGTTCTATAACAGCTCTTTATGCTATTTTATACTACCCAAACCACCCGGATATTTTTACTGATTATCTTAAATCTCTCTTAGATGGGCATTTCTTCCTTACCCATCAGGGAAAAGCCCTAGCCTCTCCTCCTATTGATATTCTTCTTAGCCTATCAAGATCAGCGAAAAAACTTGCCCTTCCTCATCACTATGCAGCTGCGGAAAAGCTCCGTAGCTTACTAAAAACATATCAAGAAGCTTTAGATATTATCCATTTAGGAGCCTACAGTCCCGGACACGATAAAGATCTCGATGATGCTGTAAAAATCCTTCCTAGCATAAAAAACTTCCTTTCCCAGCCTTTGTCCAGTTACTGTCAGTTGGAAAATACTTTGAAAGAGTTGGAGGCTTTGGTAAATCTTGAATAA